Genomic segment of uncultured Methanobrevibacter sp.:
AGGATCTCCATTAAATGTTGCTGTAGCAGGAGCATTATTATCTTTTGGACATAAACATGCAGGAGCTATTGAAAAAACCATGGAATTATATCAATCTAAAATTAACTCTTTAATGTTAACTGGTGATGTGGATATTGACAATAAACAGATAGCTAGTTTAGCTATTGATATTTACAATGAATATGTTGGGAAAAATACTAAAATTCCTGGTTTTGGTCATAGATATCATGATATTGATCCAAGGGCAGATAAATTAATGGATATTGTTATAAAAGAAGGTTGTGTTGGTCCTCATGTTAAATTAGCATTAGCTATTGAAGATTTGCTTTATCAAAAGAAACATATTCATTTAAATGTTGATGGGGCAAATGCAGCAATACTATCTGATTTAGGTTTTGACCCATCATTAGGTTTAGGTGTTTTTATTATAGGTCGTGTTCCTGGAATTATTGCACATATTCATGAGGAAAATCTTGATGAGGATGAATTTAGACGTTTTTGTGACATTGAAGATATTATTTATGAAGGGCATGGAAAGTGAGAATATGGAATTTAAAGATGTAATTGATAAAAGATATAGTGTAAGAGGATATTTAGATAAAGAAGTTGAACAAGAAAAACTTGAATATGTATTAAATGCAGCTACTATTGCACCTACTGGAAAAAATTTACAACCGTTCAAAGTATTTGTAATTGATACTAAAAAGAATAAAGAAGCATTATCTGAAATTTATGGGGCTGGATGGTTTGTAGAGGCACCTTATGTTTTATGTGTTGTTGCTAATGTTAAAGAATCTTGGACAAGACCATGGGATGGAAAAAATATAGCTGATATTGATGCAACAATTGTGATGGATCATATTATTTTAGCAGCTACAGATGTGGGTCTTGGAACTTGTTATATTGGGGCATTTAAGGAGGATAAGGCTAGAATCTTCTTAAATTTAAGTGATGATGAAATACCTGTTTTATTTACTCCATTAGGTTATGCAAATGCAGAACCTAGAGAAACTCCAAGAAAGAAACTTGATGAATTTGTAGAATATATTTAGATTTAAATGAAATTATTTATATTAAAAGCAGAAAATTCTAAAGACATGGATAAAATTTCTGAAGAATTATATCAAAATAAATTTAAATTAGTCCAACAGGAAAAACATTATATTTTAATGAAAAGGAAAAGATATGGGAATTATGCTGCACATATGTTTTTCTTATTTTTCGGATTGTTTGTATTCATGCCTTTACTTATAGCTAATGTTGTCTATTTTGCATATAGTTTACTTTGGACAAGTCCTAATGTTTTAATAACTACTGAAACTGCTGCTGAATCTGGAGAATCTTTGGAATTTGATACAATGGAAGATTTATTGGAAAAAGCTAATGCTATGTTTTAAATTATTTAATAATTTTTTCTACAGTATAATCTTCTATTTTTCTTATTATTATTGGTTCATAAGTGGATATAGGATTATATTCTGATTCTTCACCTATTTTTGCTTCGATTAGTACTTGATTAGCAGTAGGTTCTGATAAAAATATAAGTAAATCAGATATGAATTGATTATATTCTTCTTGAAGGGTTAAATCATTAAATTTAAGTTGGGGTATTTCATTAGTCCAGATATCCTCTCCAAGACTAAATTTTTTATCATTAATTTTTCTATTTTTGGTTTCAGCATCTAAAATTAATGTAAAATGTTTGTTGTTTATAGTCCATACACTTCTATCCATTTTTCATCATCTCTTATCTAAAGTATTTATTATTAAATATATAAATACCATAAAGTTTAAAATGAATAATCATGATTAAAGTTAAAAATATTAAATTATTAGGAATTTTATTAGCTATTTTGTTAATATTTTTGGGGATTCGTTCTTTGTTTACTCAGGAAATAACTAATGATAATATTGCTAGTGCAATTATTCTGGTTTTAATTGGAATTGCTTATATTATTATTGTAGCTAAACCTGAATGGGCTAAAGCAGTTTTCTTTTTTGAAGGTATTATTATTGGAGTAAGTGGATATTCATTACTTGCAATTCCATATAATTATTTGCTTGGTATTGTTGGCCTTATAATTGTTGCAATAGCTATTTTGGCATATTTACAAAAGTTACCTATGTCTATTTTAAAATATTTTTATAGGTAAATTTTCTTTTTTTCATTGGATTATATGGTAATTGTTTAAGGTATATATTAATTGCTTTAAAAATTTTGAACAATTTATATATTCCTTGTGTTTTTCTTGTTTATTATTTTTATGTATCTTTATTCATTTATTTTTTCCTTAAAATCAAAAATTAGGTGTTGCTAAAGACAAATAGTAAAACATATATATGTTTCTGAATAAAGATTAATATACCATGGTGATTAATTATGGCAGAGATATCAGAAGCTATCGCAATGATAAAAAACGCTGAATCTGATGCTGAACAACTTATTCTTGATTCAGAATCCAAATCTGTGGACATGGTTAATGAATCAAAAATAAATGCTGAAAATATTATAAATGAGGCAAAAAAAGTAGCAGAAGAGGAAGCTAAAAATACTGTTTTTGATGCAGAAGACAAAGCTAAAAAAGAAGCACAATCTATTGCTAAAGATGGGGAAGCTAATGTAGCTTCATTAAAGAATAAAGCTATGGCAAATGTAGATGATGCTGCTTCTATTATTGTCAAAAATGTTTTATAGTGTGAGATTAATGTTCAAGACAGCTAGAATGCGTAAAATTAGAATTGTTACTCTTGATGAGTATATATCCCCTACTGTTAGTGCTCTCCACGAACAGGGATTAATACAAATAAGAGATATTTCTGATAGTGTTCAGCAAGATCCTGAATTAGCGGAGTTAGTAACTCCTTCAAAAGCATCTGCTTTTACTGGTAAAATATCTTCACTTTTGATGAAAACAAGTGCTATTTCTGAACTATTAGGAAATTCTTTATCCGAAGGCCATGGGATTAAAGACACATTAAAGTCTTTTATTAGTCCAGAAATGCCGATTCAAAAAGAAGTTGAAGATTTAGATACTGAAGCTTTATTAAATAAAGCTGAAGATATATTAGCTCAGGTTGAAAGTGAGACAAAAGTTATTGAAGGTAAATTTTCCGCACTCGACTCTGAAACAAGTGTGCTAACTTCTAATAAAAGTTTAGCTAATCGTTTATATAATTTAAATATGGACTTGGCTCTTTTAAGAGATTCTAAGTACACTTCTATAACTGTTGGTAGGATTAATGCTGAGTCTGCTTCAGAAATTGAAAGTAACTTAAGTAAATTGACTGATGAATTAGATGTTTTTATAGTCCCTAATGATGATAAAACAACTGCAAATATTGTCGTAGTGACTTTAAAAGAATTCGGCGAAGATGTTTATGCAACACTTCGTAAATTTGACTTTGAGAGAATTGAGGTTAATAAAGTTGAGGGAACTCCACAACAAATTATTTCCGGCGCTGATTCCAGATTAGCAACAATTGAATCAGAACGTAATTCAGCTAAAACAGATTTAAGAGCTATTGCTGAAAAGTGGGATGATGATATTTTATCTCTTAAAGAAGAATTAGAAAATGAAAAAGAAAAAAATGAAATACTTGCTGCTTTTGTTCAAACAAAGGATACTTACATGTTAGAAGCATGGGTACCTGTAAAAGATACTGATAAAGTTGAA
This window contains:
- a CDS encoding citryl-CoA lyase; its protein translation is MSDNNFKINEHLLRTAISNVEPNKLVTRGYNQRDLIEKIRYSDMVFLLLKGRLPSIKEGKLFNHVLVSFCDHGVTPPSTQTARLVTSSGSPLNVAVAGALLSFGHKHAGAIEKTMELYQSKINSLMLTGDVDIDNKQIASLAIDIYNEYVGKNTKIPGFGHRYHDIDPRADKLMDIVIKEGCVGPHVKLALAIEDLLYQKKHIHLNVDGANAAILSDLGFDPSLGLGVFIIGRVPGIIAHIHEENLDEDEFRRFCDIEDIIYEGHGK
- a CDS encoding nitroreductase family protein, producing the protein MEFKDVIDKRYSVRGYLDKEVEQEKLEYVLNAATIAPTGKNLQPFKVFVIDTKKNKEALSEIYGAGWFVEAPYVLCVVANVKESWTRPWDGKNIADIDATIVMDHIILAATDVGLGTCYIGAFKEDKARIFLNLSDDEIPVLFTPLGYANAEPRETPRKKLDEFVEYI
- a CDS encoding V-type ATP synthase subunit H, with amino-acid sequence MAEISEAIAMIKNAESDAEQLILDSESKSVDMVNESKINAENIINEAKKVAEEEAKNTVFDAEDKAKKEAQSIAKDGEANVASLKNKAMANVDDAASIIVKNVL